Proteins found in one Candidatus Saccharibacteria bacterium genomic segment:
- a CDS encoding DHH family phosphoesterase, translating to MNQVQQDRVKPINPKQQINTLLAEANNILVVTAKNPNNDQIAGVVAFENVMRKVGKTSLVVVTDPLPKVAEVINTDNIATSPESSRELIISLKLDDHHLQRLHYKLEDGRLLISVMPDQGQIDPETIEYKYGTFNFDLVVALGVSDFSKIDRLQEKYPTIFDGYHLINIDYHRNNTNYGSINFVDQRASSVSEILVALFESMGQNLLDSGVATGLFAGIISNTNRFCNTQTTAKSMTVAAQMLAAGADQQAVV from the coding sequence ATGAATCAGGTACAGCAAGATAGGGTAAAGCCCATCAATCCTAAACAGCAAATCAATACGCTTTTGGCCGAGGCTAATAATATCTTGGTAGTTACTGCTAAAAACCCCAACAATGACCAGATAGCGGGTGTGGTAGCATTTGAGAATGTGATGCGTAAGGTCGGTAAGACCAGTCTAGTGGTAGTGACTGATCCGTTGCCAAAGGTGGCAGAGGTCATTAATACTGATAATATTGCTACCTCACCAGAGAGTTCTAGAGAATTGATTATTAGCCTGAAGCTCGATGATCATCATTTGCAAAGATTGCATTACAAGCTCGAGGATGGAAGATTGTTAATCAGTGTGATGCCAGATCAGGGTCAGATAGATCCAGAGACCATAGAATACAAGTATGGTACCTTTAATTTTGATTTAGTAGTCGCCTTAGGGGTTAGTGATTTTTCAAAAATTGATAGATTGCAAGAAAAATATCCGACAATATTTGATGGCTACCATTTGATCAACATTGACTATCATAGAAATAATACCAATTACGGTAGTATTAATTTTGTAGACCAAAGAGCAAGTAGTGTTTCGGAGATCCTAGTAGCATTATTTGAATCAATGGGTCAAAATTTACTAGACTCAGGTGTAGCTACCGGATTGTTTGCGGGTATTATTAGTAATACCAATCGTTTCTGCAATACTCAGACTACCGCCAAGAGCATGACTGTAGCCGCTCAAATGTTGGCTGCTGGAGCCGATCAGCAAGCCGTAGT
- a CDS encoding ComF family protein, with protein MLSDIITWLFPDSCLSCDSEGELLCLGCQLKLKAHPEICFKCKKPQSPPGYCSSCQINSTLLSLKACYQFDDPTKRLVYAAKYQLNPNAPRLIGQLILDRLTPVFWQDFDLISYIPSSKQKLRLRGSNIVRTISHSLSTSSGLPIIPLLNRVNNYELVGLNRTDRVRAINGSFELVPKMSSANLTGLRVLIIDDVLTSGATLQEAAKTLSRYGLQVSGLVFAHRLD; from the coding sequence ATGCTAAGCGATATTATCACCTGGCTATTTCCTGATAGCTGTCTATCTTGTGATTCTGAGGGCGAATTACTTTGTTTAGGTTGTCAACTTAAGCTAAAGGCTCACCCAGAAATCTGTTTTAAATGCAAAAAACCCCAATCACCTCCAGGCTATTGTAGTAGCTGTCAGATCAATTCGACGCTGCTCTCACTCAAGGCTTGTTACCAATTTGATGACCCTACAAAGAGACTGGTCTATGCGGCCAAGTATCAGCTTAATCCAAATGCCCCAAGGCTAATAGGTCAGTTAATACTTGACCGATTAACGCCAGTCTTCTGGCAAGATTTTGACCTGATTAGTTATATACCGAGTAGTAAGCAGAAGCTTCGCTTGCGGGGTAGCAATATTGTAAGAACTATTAGTCACAGCCTATCGACTAGTTCTGGCCTACCAATCATCCCGCTGCTCAATAGGGTCAATAATTATGAGCTCGTGGGTCTAAATAGAACTGATAGGGTAAGAGCGATAAATGGTAGCTTTGAGTTAGTGCCCAAGATGAGCTCAGCCAATTTGACCGGTCTTCGAGTGTTGATAATCGATGATGTCTTGACCTCTGGAGCAACCCTACAGGAGGCTGCTAAGACTTTATCTAGATATGGTTTACAGGTATCAGGACTGGTCTTTGCCCACAGGCTTGATTGA
- a CDS encoding transposase: MLFSDRGYVSKELFQRLLDKGIKLVTGIKKNMKNQLMPPWEKLVLRKRGIVETINDQLKNISQIEHNRHRSPINFIVNLLAGLTAYQLRSIKPQLKLTKKKERLLAGVKLNPAKNIPYLAALRNYVNSIIRLILIENNALTGNSTRFNSYFSF, from the coding sequence ATCCTATTCTCTGATAGAGGATATGTATCAAAGGAGCTGTTTCAGAGACTACTTGATAAGGGAATCAAACTAGTAACTGGCATCAAGAAAAACATGAAAAATCAGCTAATGCCTCCCTGGGAGAAGTTAGTACTTAGAAAGAGAGGTATTGTCGAGACTATCAATGACCAGCTCAAGAATATCTCTCAAATAGAGCATAATAGACACCGCAGCCCAATCAACTTTATAGTCAACCTACTAGCAGGACTAACAGCCTATCAACTTAGATCCATCAAACCACAGCTTAAGCTAACCAAGAAGAAAGAGAGGCTGTTGGCTGGGGTTAAACTAAATCCTGCAAAGAATATTCCCTACTTAGCTGCATTAAGAAACTATGTGAACTCTATCATCAGATTGATACTTATTGAAAACAACGCTCTTACCGGTAATTCTACAAGGTTCAATAGCTACTTTTCCTTCTAG
- a CDS encoding ribonuclease HI family protein: MKKSQQVVGRNDLLEIYTDGASRGNPGKGSGGFVFLVNGSVIYRDAQYFGDITNNQAEYRALQCALDVALEYTRWRIKIYSDSQIMINQLNKQWRIKDQALKYLYRQTMFASLAFESVEYLHVSRNNPYISEADRLCNSCLDEKLGLGL, translated from the coding sequence ATGAAAAAATCCCAACAAGTGGTTGGTAGAAATGATTTACTAGAAATCTATACAGATGGAGCTAGCAGGGGCAATCCAGGCAAGGGCTCCGGTGGATTTGTTTTCTTGGTCAATGGCAGTGTCATCTACCGAGATGCCCAGTACTTCGGAGATATTACCAACAACCAAGCAGAGTATCGTGCCTTACAATGTGCCCTAGATGTGGCACTAGAGTATACTCGTTGGAGAATAAAAATCTATTCAGATAGTCAAATCATGATCAATCAGCTCAATAAACAATGGAGGATCAAAGATCAAGCCCTCAAGTATCTTTATCGCCAGACTATGTTTGCCTCACTAGCTTTTGAATCTGTCGAATACCTGCATGTATCTCGTAATAATCCCTATATATCTGAGGCTGATCGACTCTGCAATAGCTGCCTGGATGAAAAACTAGGGCTTGGACTATAG